GCGCGCAGATACCAGATCTCAGGTACATCGGAATGATACTCAAGAGCCTTCTTAGATGCCTCAAGAGCTTCTTCCATGTAGTCATTATTGATAAGATGCGCAAGATAATTGAGCCATCCCGGAAGGTACATCGGTTCACTGTCAACCGTTAATCTATAAAACCTCAGAGACAATTCTATATTGCCAATCTGGTCATGACAGTCTGCTATGTAGTGATACGGAAGTGTTGTCTCATATCCGTATGACAAATACTCTATGTAATAATCAATCGCTTCGGCATATTTGTTCATAGCAACAAGGGCATTACCCTTGTTGAACAAGGCTTCAATATGTGAAGGGTTGATAGCAAGTGTCAGATCATAACACTTTATAGCATTATCATAATCCTCCTTGCGTATATGAATGATTCCAAGGTTATACCAGGCATTCTCTGAAAATGGATTTACCTCAAGCAGTTTTTCATATGCTTCAAGTGCTTCGGCAACCCTTCCTTCTTTCTCAAGGGCAAAGGCATATTCGAAAAGCAGGTTCTCATTATTGGGATACTTGGGCAACTCCTTTGAAAGAAACTCCAGAGCGTACTTATATTGCTCATTTCCATTGAGGTACTGCACTATTTCGAAAAGAAAGTCCTCTGCATCTTCGAAAGCCAGTTTCATCGCCTTCTGGAAGCAAACTACCGCTTCTTCGTTTCTTTTGACACGAAGGTAAACAAAGCCGAGATTCATAAACAGGTCGGGATTGGACGTCTCAATCGTTGAAAGAGCTTCCAAAAGCCTAATGGCTTTTGCATCTTCTCCCTTTTCAATATAGATAACAGCTTTTTTCGATTGTAGTGAAGGATTGCTTGGGTGTTGCGATATGCCTATGCTGAGTATTCTTTCCGCTTTTTCAAATTGAAACTTATCTGCAAAGAAATCAAAAAGGCTCTCTATAGTTTGAACATCAAAGTAACAGCTTTTGCCACCCTTCTCCATCATCTCAAACCTTTCTATCTCCCCCTTGATATCGTTATAGTTATATCGCCACGGTTCATGCATAAGCAAACTGATTTAAGGAGCAAAGTTACTCATAAAGTATGATTTGCCAACTAAAACATCCTAATTAATCCTATATGAATACAAACCTTAGGCAGGTTGGTGCTGTGACCGTAGCAAATCGTTCACCACTTTGACCGGATTAAAGGTACTTAAGGGTACTTCTACAAAGAGTGTTATCCATGATGCCATGGCTCCATTCCAAAGTCCCGGTAGTTCCAGTGCCTTTAATGGACGCCCGTTGTATGACTTCTCTGAAATAAAACCGGTTTCCGGATTTGTGTACTGCTTTAAATCAAACTTTCTGCCTTTATAATCAAAAAGGGAACAAACAAGGTCAACTGGGTTGAAGTGGGTTGCAGAATTGAATACTGCCTTCTGAGCAGCATTGCTCAAATCAAACTGAGAACTTTCAAGTATCTGCAAGCTTTCCTGACCGTTCTTCTCTCTTATCCAGAAAGGACCACCTCCTGGTTCTCCCACATTTTTGACCATACCGCAAACACGGATAGGACGGTTGAGGTAGGTGCGAAGGTACTCTGCCTTTTGATCAGGACCTAAGGCCTTGAAAGAATCGGGAAGCTGTACATAAAGTTCATCTTGCAGGAAGGTGCTTATTTCATCAATAAGACTGTTATCAGACGAGGTCTCAAGCTTTGTGAGGTAATTATAAATGCTCTTCCTGAGCTTTATTAGTAAACCACCCAAAGCCTTTTTATATCTGACAGTGCTTCCAAGCAGATGCTCTGGCACTACGTTGTCAATATTCTTTATAAAAACGATTTCTGTTTCCTGTTCATTCAGATTTTCTATTAGAGCACCGTGGCCTCCCGGCCTGAACAATAGTTTCCCCTCTTCATCTCTAAATGGCCTGTTGTCAGGACCTGCTGCCAGGGTATCTGTGTGCGGCTTCTGGAAGCTAAAACTTACCTCAGGTAATATTCCATAAGTCTTTTTCAGTTCGGGTATAGCAGCATCCAACTGTTTCCTGAAATACTCCTCATGCTGAGGGCTTATGGTAAAGTGTATCCTAACTCTTTCTGATGAGTCTTTTACATATAGAGCCCCTTCGACAAGGTGTTCTTCCATCGATGTGCGGATTTGGTCTCCATACCTGTGAAAATGCACTAGTCCCTTTGGCAAAAAGCCATAGTTTAGACCATTGCTTTCCAGGAGAGCCGAGATAACAGCTACAGCATGTTGCCTTCTATGGTCAATATCATTTATATCAGTATCTACCAAGGTTGTAAGCAGTGGGAAAAAGGCGAAACGATGAGCCTGTTCGATAAACTGCCGCACAGGATGGTTTTCAGAAAGTAATGCTAAATCAGCCGGGTTATCAAGATACGAAAAGAGGTCTTTAAACATCCTGGTAGCGGCTCCAGATGCAGGAACAAACTTTGCAACAGATACTCCTTGTTTTATGGCCCTTTCATATTCTTGTACCGACGCTTCAAGTTCCGTATCATCAAGCCTTACAATACCGTCGGCTACGGTGGCTGGTCTTACAATGTTCAACGGTTCAAAGCCTTTGGCAAATCTCTCTAGTTGCTCTTCCAGAGATATTTTGTCAATGCCTTTTGCTGTGATCTGGGTCAGGTCTGACTGTGTTATCATTTGAATAATGCTTTGAAATAGAAACCATCGGAAAGTAGAGAAGGGACTTTGCCCCGAGGCAAAGTCCCTTTAATCTTTAGTTAGTTTTAACCGGCGGAGCTGGGATTGCCGGCAGTTCTTTTCGCTCCTTGAGTTCTTCAAGTATTACTTCGATTGCCTTATTTAGTTGGGCATCTTCTCCCAGATATTCACTGTACGGATCATTTTCTACATAAATATCTGGTTCCACACCATGACCCTCGATTATCCAGTTTCCTTCTAATGAGAAAGAGGTAAACTGTGGTACCCTAAGGTCAGTACCATCAATAAATGGAAGGGGTGAACTGATACCTACAACTCCTCCCCATGAACGTGTACCAATGATGGTGCCCAGGCCCATTTTCCTGAATCCGTAGGGGAACAAGTCACCGTCGGAAGCTGAGTATTTGTCTATCAGTACAGCCATTGGACCGGCAAGGGATTCTGACGGTACAGTAGATACTGTTGAGGAATTCCTCCTCATGGTAAGCCTGTATGGTTTCCTGTTAAGACGCTCAAGTATCATTGGGGAAACGTTTCCGCCTCCATTGCCTCTATCATCTATAATCAGGGCCTTTTTGCTCAGTTGTGGATAGAAATACTTGACAAACTCATTAAGGCCTTCAGGTCCCATATCAGGGATGTGAATGTATCCTACCTCACCGTTAGTAGCCTCATTTACCTTTCGGATATTCTCAGATACCCAGGCATAGTAATATAGCTGGCTCTCATCTGCAATGGTTGTAACAAGTACATTGCGAGCTCCTGCAAGCTCAGGTTTCGAGTTGATTGATAGTTCAACAACTTTCCCTGCTGTTCCTACAAGTAATTTGTAAATATCATTTACACTATTGGCAGGAACTCTGTTTACTGCTACGATGTATTCACCCTCTTTTATGTTGACTCCGGGTGCTGCAAGAGGTGACTGTACCTTTGTATTCCATGGGGTGCCGGGAAGAATCCTGTCTATCCTGAAAAAACCAGAACTATGGGCGCTTATTCTGGCACCCAGCAGTCCTGTCTGTATCCTCTTGCTTGCAGGCTGTTCTCCAGGATTTACATAAGCGTGACCTACATTTAGTTCACCAATCATCTCTCCTATAACATAGTTCAGATCGCTACGATGAGCAACATAGGGAATCAATGCATTGTATTTCTTATAGATTGCATCCCAATCCAAACCATGCATATTGTCAACATAGAAGAAATCGCGCATCTGCCTCCATGCTTCATCAAAAATCTGTTGCCATTCTTCCTGATAGTTGACCATAGTTGTCATTGAGCTCAAGTCAAGAGTTTTCTCAATATTGATTGATCCGCTGGGTAGGTCTATTACTGCCCAGGAGTTATCTTTTCCTACAAGCATCTTCTTTTTATCAGCCGAAACTGAATACCTGTAGTTTCCAAGGAAAGTCTCCTTTTTGTCCTTGAGATTATAGACATACAAGCCATTCTGTCCTTCATTACCCTGAACCTGTTTGTTGTAATAAATCTTATCCCCAATAGCGCTAATATTGTAGTAGTTGGCAGGTTCAACAGGCAGTTCGATAATTCTCTTCTCTATGCCTTCAAGATCTATTCTAACCAAGGGTTTGAGCTCAGCTTTCTCCTTTGCATTCTTATCCTTGGAACTGCTTCCGTTGTCCTTATCATTGTCACCGTTGCTTGCTGGCTTATCCTCAATCAAAGGATTCTTTGGAGCAAGGGGAGAAGGGGTATCAGCAGCCAGAAGTATCATATATACTTTGCCCATGTTAATATACACATGGTTCCATTCTGTCTGACCATAAACCGGATTAAAGCTGCGTTCCGAACTGAATACAAGGTATTTCCCGTCAGATG
The genomic region above belongs to Xiashengella succiniciproducens and contains:
- a CDS encoding DUF4301 family protein, which encodes MITQSDLTQITAKGIDKISLEEQLERFAKGFEPLNIVRPATVADGIVRLDDTELEASVQEYERAIKQGVSVAKFVPASGAATRMFKDLFSYLDNPADLALLSENHPVRQFIEQAHRFAFFPLLTTLVDTDINDIDHRRQHAVAVISALLESNGLNYGFLPKGLVHFHRYGDQIRTSMEEHLVEGALYVKDSSERVRIHFTISPQHEEYFRKQLDAAIPELKKTYGILPEVSFSFQKPHTDTLAAGPDNRPFRDEEGKLLFRPGGHGALIENLNEQETEIVFIKNIDNVVPEHLLGSTVRYKKALGGLLIKLRKSIYNYLTKLETSSDNSLIDEISTFLQDELYVQLPDSFKALGPDQKAEYLRTYLNRPIRVCGMVKNVGEPGGGPFWIREKNGQESLQILESSQFDLSNAAQKAVFNSATHFNPVDLVCSLFDYKGRKFDLKQYTNPETGFISEKSYNGRPLKALELPGLWNGAMASWITLFVEVPLSTFNPVKVVNDLLRSQHQPA
- a CDS encoding tetratricopeptide repeat protein; translated protein: MHEPWRYNYNDIKGEIERFEMMEKGGKSCYFDVQTIESLFDFFADKFQFEKAERILSIGISQHPSNPSLQSKKAVIYIEKGEDAKAIRLLEALSTIETSNPDLFMNLGFVYLRVKRNEEAVVCFQKAMKLAFEDAEDFLFEIVQYLNGNEQYKYALEFLSKELPKYPNNENLLFEYAFALEKEGRVAEALEAYEKLLEVNPFSENAWYNLGIIHIRKEDYDNAIKCYDLTLAINPSHIEALFNKGNALVAMNKYAEAIDYYIEYLSYGYETTLPYHYIADCHDQIGNIELSLRFYRLTVDSEPMYLPGWLNYLAHLINNDYMEEALEASKKALEYHSDVPEIWYLRARSLLLSDMFKEAAKALHEAFTGEPDNLRNLFELYFVQRKLSPRKDPFKMIEKWLREYPASPAVHYIAAAYYLIDNRQMPMAIKHLKVALAENPLDYELFLELFPTMENMIKKSKRLSALVNDFTPAEY
- a CDS encoding S41 family peptidase, translating into MRKLYYSLLLLLLPLAFSAKAEEARLLRFPATNGEKVVFTYAGDLYSVPLSGGLATKLTSHQGMEIFARFSPDGKSIAFTGQYDGNTEVYKIGAEGGIPARLTYTATLSRDDVADRMGPNNIVMAWTPDNKIVYRSRQHSFNDFKGKLYIVNPDGGLSTEIKLPDGGFLSFSPDGKKMAYNRVFREFRTWKYYKGGMADEVWIHDFETRETYQITNNPAQDIFPMWIGEEIFFISDRDRTMNLFVYNLSTGATEKVTSFNEYDIKFPSHHGNIIVFENGGYIYKFDASTRKLEKINIEISDEHIYARPALVDASRRITSADLATGGERVLFSARGEIFSVPATEGITYNLTKSSGIHERNASWSPDGKQVAWLSDKSGEYEIWISDALGEELPRQLTSGGDTYKFGFEWSPDGKLIAWSDQHYSLYVTDVANRITKKMITSEVNQIRDYSWSPDSKWLAFTEAGENKMGLIKLLNVDNGNIHTVTESWYFSEQPSFSSDGKYLVFSSERSFNPVYGQTEWNHVYINMGKVYMILLAADTPSPLAPKNPLIEDKPASNGDNDKDNGSSSKDKNAKEKAELKPLVRIDLEGIEKRIIELPVEPANYYNISAIGDKIYYNKQVQGNEGQNGLYVYNLKDKKETFLGNYRYSVSADKKKMLVGKDNSWAVIDLPSGSINIEKTLDLSSMTTMVNYQEEWQQIFDEAWRQMRDFFYVDNMHGLDWDAIYKKYNALIPYVAHRSDLNYVIGEMIGELNVGHAYVNPGEQPASKRIQTGLLGARISAHSSGFFRIDRILPGTPWNTKVQSPLAAPGVNIKEGEYIVAVNRVPANSVNDIYKLLVGTAGKVVELSINSKPELAGARNVLVTTIADESQLYYYAWVSENIRKVNEATNGEVGYIHIPDMGPEGLNEFVKYFYPQLSKKALIIDDRGNGGGNVSPMILERLNRKPYRLTMRRNSSTVSTVPSESLAGPMAVLIDKYSASDGDLFPYGFRKMGLGTIIGTRSWGGVVGISSPLPFIDGTDLRVPQFTSFSLEGNWIIEGHGVEPDIYVENDPYSEYLGEDAQLNKAIEVILEELKERKELPAIPAPPVKTN